In a single window of the Planctomycetaceae bacterium genome:
- a CDS encoding ATP-binding protein, with translation MTALLTVFSLTLLFIVRQHLIATVDRVLFEELRELIEEISFCPDIENLQEQLQQRYAVHAHYHFRVISEDGRTLFRSRFLNFIDLPVTYNAGELRGPVFDNIELTNLGPYRLLTMAMRDSRSNPMLLQVLSPRSELNKEFLFYVWMILGIGPAAVLVTVVVGYFLARGTLQPIEEIASTAEMISADNLSQRIECPNPDDELGRLGTTLNHTFDRLQASISDMRQFTADAAHELRSPLTVMRTEAEIALRSSRSTDDYRKAIGVTLEETNRLALLVDQLLVLSRHDAHIDAPPEDIVPVDALLKDVAEKFRGLAMERGLTFEAGELPEWYVKGDDIQLSQMFYNLLDNAVKYTPASGRILLRCRIHQHTAHYVIENSGEGIPEEHLPHIFKRFYRVDTSRTRATGGTGLGLAICKSIAEAHGGSIQAENAPETGTRFTVILPGRTSE, from the coding sequence ATGACCGCGCTGTTGACCGTATTCAGTCTTACTCTGCTGTTCATCGTACGACAGCACCTGATCGCAACGGTCGATCGCGTTCTGTTTGAAGAACTCAGAGAACTAATCGAGGAAATCAGCTTCTGCCCGGACATCGAAAATCTTCAGGAACAGCTGCAACAGCGCTATGCCGTCCATGCTCATTACCACTTTCGTGTGATCTCCGAAGACGGAAGGACGTTGTTTCGCAGTCGATTCCTGAATTTCATTGATCTCCCGGTGACTTACAACGCCGGCGAGCTTCGAGGTCCCGTCTTCGACAATATCGAGCTGACGAATCTTGGCCCGTATCGCCTGCTGACGATGGCGATGCGAGACTCCAGATCCAATCCGATGCTGCTGCAGGTCCTCTCTCCGCGTTCCGAACTGAACAAGGAGTTCCTTTTCTATGTGTGGATGATCCTTGGCATTGGTCCTGCAGCGGTTCTTGTGACGGTCGTCGTTGGCTATTTTCTTGCCCGGGGCACTCTGCAACCTATTGAAGAGATTGCCAGCACCGCCGAAATGATTTCGGCAGATAACCTCAGTCAGCGAATTGAGTGTCCGAATCCTGACGACGAACTCGGACGGCTGGGCACAACGCTCAACCACACGTTCGATCGACTTCAGGCATCGATCAGTGATATGCGACAATTCACTGCAGACGCCGCACATGAACTACGAAGCCCGCTGACGGTTATGAGAACGGAAGCGGAAATCGCTTTGAGAAGCTCCCGTTCCACGGACGACTATCGCAAAGCAATCGGGGTCACACTGGAAGAAACAAACCGGCTGGCTTTGCTGGTCGACCAGCTTCTGGTTCTCAGTCGACACGATGCGCATATCGACGCCCCGCCCGAAGATATCGTTCCTGTCGATGCGTTGTTGAAGGACGTCGCGGAAAAGTTTCGAGGCCTTGCCATGGAACGAGGTTTGACATTCGAAGCCGGAGAACTGCCGGAATGGTATGTCAAAGGGGATGATATTCAGCTAAGCCAGATGTTTTACAACCTGCTGGACAACGCCGTGAAATATACGCCGGCTTCGGGACGAATTCTGCTCCGCTGCAGGATTCACCAACACACAGCGCACTACGTTATCGAAAACTCCGGAGAGGGGATCCCGGAGGAACATCTGCCGCACATCTTCAAACGATTTTATCGGGTCGATACGTCCCGCACGCGAGCAACCGGTGGTACGGGACTGGGGCTCGCCATTTGCAAATCCATCGCTGAGGCACACGGCGGGAGCATTCAAGCCGAAAACGCCCCGGAAACAGGAACGAGATTCACTGTTATTCTGCCGGGCCGGACTTCGGAATGA
- a CDS encoding DUF1559 domain-containing protein, with protein sequence MMPNSQSETDSTNMRQRKAFTLIELLVVIGIIAVLIALLLPAVQSAREAARRIQCRNHLRQIGLALHNYSDVHDKLPPSFVFSLKGSWSVHGRLLPYLEQGNAYSQVRLDVEWHEPENLATGIQQLYIETYHCPSDPNAGTLYDAGPGEGFVQPVNYGFNFGTWLVYDPRTNTGSDGVFFPNSSLSIDSCRDGLSQTLAASEVKSFQSYFRDTADPGPAVPPNDNYISQFAGGAQFGLGPHTNDNTGHNEWCEGTVHDSGFTTVFPPNASVQYVHSDNRPYDIDFSSRYEGTSLHQPTYAAVTSRSYHTGLVHAALMDGSVRSISSNIALEIWRGLGTRSSGEVIGEY encoded by the coding sequence ATGATGCCCAATAGCCAGTCTGAGACAGACTCAACAAACATGCGACAAAGAAAAGCCTTTACACTCATCGAACTACTCGTCGTCATCGGCATTATTGCCGTGCTGATCGCTTTGTTGCTGCCTGCCGTACAGTCCGCACGTGAAGCCGCAAGAAGGATTCAGTGCCGGAATCATCTGCGCCAGATCGGCCTGGCACTGCATAATTATTCAGACGTTCACGACAAACTCCCTCCCAGCTTTGTGTTCTCACTCAAGGGGTCATGGAGCGTCCACGGAAGACTGTTGCCCTACCTGGAACAGGGCAATGCATACAGTCAGGTTCGACTGGATGTGGAATGGCATGAACCGGAGAATCTCGCCACTGGAATTCAACAACTGTACATCGAAACGTATCACTGCCCATCCGATCCGAATGCCGGCACACTCTACGACGCCGGACCGGGGGAAGGTTTCGTGCAGCCGGTCAACTATGGATTCAATTTCGGCACCTGGCTGGTCTATGACCCCCGTACAAATACCGGCAGCGATGGCGTGTTCTTCCCCAACTCATCACTGTCGATCGATTCCTGCAGGGACGGACTCAGTCAGACACTTGCGGCCTCAGAAGTCAAATCGTTTCAATCGTACTTTCGTGACACCGCCGACCCGGGTCCTGCGGTTCCTCCCAACGACAACTATATCTCCCAATTTGCAGGAGGTGCTCAGTTTGGACTGGGGCCACACACGAATGACAACACCGGACACAATGAATGGTGCGAAGGAACGGTTCATGACAGCGGTTTTACGACCGTGTTCCCACCCAACGCAAGTGTGCAGTATGTTCATTCGGACAATCGTCCCTACGACATCGATTTTTCATCACGCTACGAAGGCACAAGCCTGCATCAGCCGACCTATGCGGCTGTGACATCCAGAAGCTATCACACGGGCCTTGTTCATGCCGCGTTAATGGACGGATCTGTCCGATCAATCAGCAGCAACATTGCGCTGGAAATCTGGAGAGGGCTTGGCACGCGAAGCAGCGGTGAAGTCATCGGAGAATATTGA
- a CDS encoding family 16 glycoside hydrolase has protein sequence MKAVRFLLLLAATAACITSPSDIVADEWQTIFDGKTLEGWDGNPKLWRVEDGAITGQTTAENKISKNQFLIWRGGEVDNFELELEYRIVNGNSGIQYRSFELPNSEWGIGGYQADFEAGKTYSGILYGEQFRGILALRGESTELVRNGDKFEKKVVGNIGNSEEIQSKIKHEDWNKYRIVANGFRFQHFINGVPTIECVDNDEQQRRESGLLALQIHVGPPMIVQFRNIRLKKTPAPKKVALIAGRPSHGYGAHEHKAGCMLLSDALNHAGIGVEASVYTNGWPEDDSVLDSADAIVIYCDGGGGHPFNSKLDRLDSVLKKGVGLVCIHYGVEVPKGPSGDAFLRWTGGYFETDWSVNPHWTASFRELPAHPIANGVKPFHINDEWYYHMRFDEAGQVTSILKDLPPASTLVKDDGTLARPDGAHSNNAAVRAAVLERKEPQTVAWARTREDGGRGFGITGGHFHWNWGHRDFRTLVLNAIAWSAKADVPAGGVSSPDLTVSDLQANQDESVPDNFNPARVQAMLDEWNTQTVSSR, from the coding sequence ATGAAAGCTGTCCGTTTCCTGCTTCTGCTCGCTGCCACTGCAGCCTGCATAACAAGTCCTTCAGACATCGTTGCGGACGAGTGGCAAACGATATTCGATGGCAAAACTCTTGAGGGATGGGACGGAAATCCAAAACTCTGGCGAGTGGAAGACGGAGCGATCACGGGGCAGACCACTGCTGAAAACAAGATCTCGAAGAATCAGTTTCTGATCTGGCGTGGTGGCGAGGTCGACAATTTTGAGCTGGAACTGGAATACCGAATTGTGAACGGCAATTCCGGCATTCAATACCGCAGTTTCGAGCTGCCCAATTCGGAGTGGGGTATCGGTGGCTACCAGGCTGATTTCGAAGCTGGCAAAACCTACTCAGGCATTCTGTATGGAGAGCAGTTTCGAGGGATTCTGGCACTGCGAGGAGAATCGACCGAACTGGTAAGAAACGGTGACAAGTTCGAAAAGAAGGTTGTCGGTAACATCGGAAACTCAGAAGAGATTCAGTCGAAGATCAAACACGAAGACTGGAATAAGTATCGCATCGTTGCCAATGGCTTTCGCTTTCAGCATTTCATCAATGGCGTGCCGACCATTGAATGTGTCGACAATGACGAACAGCAGCGTCGGGAATCAGGTTTGCTTGCTCTGCAGATTCACGTTGGTCCCCCGATGATCGTTCAATTCCGGAATATTCGCCTGAAGAAGACGCCGGCACCAAAGAAGGTGGCTCTGATCGCCGGGCGTCCCAGTCATGGATACGGAGCGCATGAGCACAAAGCTGGGTGCATGCTGCTTTCGGATGCCCTGAATCATGCAGGCATCGGAGTGGAAGCGTCGGTTTACACCAATGGCTGGCCGGAGGATGACAGCGTTCTGGATTCGGCAGATGCGATTGTGATTTACTGCGATGGAGGAGGCGGTCACCCTTTCAACAGCAAACTCGACCGGCTTGATTCTGTCCTTAAGAAAGGCGTTGGGCTGGTCTGTATCCACTACGGCGTCGAAGTTCCCAAAGGTCCTTCCGGTGATGCTTTTCTGCGCTGGACCGGTGGCTATTTTGAAACGGACTGGTCAGTGAATCCGCACTGGACGGCCAGCTTCCGGGAACTGCCTGCACACCCGATTGCAAACGGTGTGAAGCCATTCCATATCAATGATGAATGGTATTATCACATGCGATTCGATGAAGCCGGGCAGGTCACTTCGATTCTGAAGGATCTGCCTCCGGCCAGCACTCTTGTTAAAGATGACGGCACGCTGGCGCGACCGGACGGAGCGCACAGCAACAACGCTGCTGTGCGAGCCGCAGTTCTGGAACGTAAAGAGCCACAAACCGTCGCGTGGGCAAGAACTCGGGAAGATGGTGGTCGCGGCTTTGGAATTACCGGCGGACATTTTCACTGGAACTGGGGACACCGCGATTTTCGAACGCTTGTCCTGAATGCAATTGCCTGGTCGGCAAAGGCTGATGTTCCTGCCGGCGGCGTGTCTTCTCCAGACCTGACGGTCTCCGATCTGCAGGCAAATCAGGACGAAAGCGTCCCCGACAACTTTAATCCTGCTCGCGTTCAGGCCATGCTGGACGAATGGAACACGCAAACTGTTTCATCTCGATAG
- a CDS encoding phosphotransferase: MTEADQFDAILTAFVLQSTGAAKISRTEVVQSLWSGYGQIVRCHLSGCATPSVVLKHVRWPDEQAHKYGWTSDRSHQRKIKSYQVETAWYGRYAERCLDACRVPNCLAVEHRPDGVLLLLEDLNAAGFAGRRWNVSDAEVDACLLWLANFHATFMTEPPEDLWTTGTYWHLATRPDEFDALDDSPLKAAASELDRRLSDSPFQTFVHGDAKLANFCFSPDGRHAAAVDFQYVGGGCGMKDVAYFVSSCFDEDECERRESALLDRYFEFLCEALVGSGKAVDSRALEANWRELYPVAWTDFFRFLQGWSPGHWKAHRYSTRLATEVLDSL, encoded by the coding sequence GTGACTGAGGCGGATCAATTCGACGCTATTCTTACTGCATTCGTACTCCAGTCGACGGGCGCAGCGAAGATTTCACGTACCGAGGTCGTGCAGAGTCTTTGGAGCGGCTATGGGCAGATTGTGCGATGTCATCTTTCGGGCTGCGCGACCCCGAGCGTTGTTCTGAAGCACGTGCGCTGGCCTGACGAGCAGGCCCATAAGTACGGCTGGACGTCCGATCGCTCGCATCAGCGAAAGATCAAATCGTATCAGGTTGAGACGGCCTGGTACGGACGATATGCGGAGCGGTGTCTTGATGCCTGTCGCGTGCCCAACTGTCTGGCCGTCGAGCATCGTCCCGATGGAGTCCTCCTTCTCCTGGAAGACCTGAACGCCGCGGGCTTTGCCGGTCGCCGTTGGAACGTGAGCGACGCCGAAGTCGATGCGTGCCTGTTATGGCTGGCTAACTTCCATGCCACATTCATGACAGAGCCGCCCGAAGACTTGTGGACCACCGGAACGTATTGGCACCTCGCCACTCGCCCCGATGAATTCGATGCGCTCGACGACAGTCCTCTGAAAGCAGCTGCCAGCGAGCTCGATCGTCGACTGTCTGATAGCCCCTTCCAGACGTTTGTTCATGGCGATGCAAAGCTTGCGAACTTCTGTTTTAGTCCCGATGGAAGACATGCTGCGGCCGTCGATTTTCAGTACGTCGGTGGAGGTTGTGGCATGAAAGATGTGGCCTACTTCGTCAGCAGCTGCTTTGATGAGGACGAGTGTGAGCGACGTGAATCCGCTTTGCTGGATCGTTACTTCGAGTTCCTCTGCGAAGCATTGGTAGGCTCGGGCAAGGCTGTCGACAGTCGCGCGCTCGAAGCCAACTGGCGTGAACTGTATCCTGTGGCATGGACCGACTTTTTCCGCTTTCTTCAAGGATGGAGCCCCGGCCATTGGAAGGCTCATCGCTACAGCACACGGCTCGCAACCGAAGTTCTGGACTCCTTATGA
- the tnpA gene encoding IS200/IS605 family transposase — protein MAAHQQLLYHVVFSTKERRPLLQDDQFREGVWAYMAGVARNLDGFAIRIGGYYDHAHLLVRIPAKVAVSDFVGKLKANTSKHINESRDAGMRFHWQDGYGAFTVSPSWQNAVVAYISRQMEHHRKQSFQDEFLEILKRHEVDYDPKYIWE, from the coding sequence ATGGCAGCCCATCAACAACTTCTCTATCACGTTGTTTTCAGCACCAAAGAAAGACGCCCACTCCTGCAGGATGATCAGTTCCGAGAAGGCGTTTGGGCCTACATGGCAGGCGTCGCCAGGAATCTTGATGGCTTCGCGATCCGAATTGGTGGCTACTACGATCACGCTCACTTACTCGTCCGGATTCCGGCGAAAGTGGCGGTGTCCGACTTTGTTGGCAAACTGAAAGCCAATACAAGCAAGCACATCAACGAATCGCGTGACGCGGGAATGAGGTTTCACTGGCAAGACGGATACGGAGCTTTCACCGTCAGTCCGTCCTGGCAGAATGCCGTCGTTGCGTACATCAGCCGCCAGATGGAGCATCATCGCAAGCAATCGTTTCAGGATGAATTCCTCGAGATTTTGAAACGACACGAAGTAGACTACGATCCGAAGTACATCTGGGAGTGA